The Prunus persica cultivar Lovell chromosome G8, Prunus_persica_NCBIv2, whole genome shotgun sequence genome includes a region encoding these proteins:
- the LOC18768800 gene encoding uncharacterized protein LOC18768800 has product MEFHFNTSRAEAERWLSTAVKLLTTRDLHGTKSFAIRARESDPRLEATEQIIAVADTLLAGDSRISGHSQQPDWYAILQLAHYTQNLELVATQYRRLALLLNPHRNRFPYADHAFRLVSEAWNVLSNPSKKALYDHELSMFNRFDSAPSGSTQLFERQFLQMHNVQQQPPQPPQPPPPPPPQPQTLHFQPPPPPSQEVQRAQHQFHLHQLRQEQQQQQQQQQQQQQQQLQQPPQQQQQQQHQQPPQEPEPQQQQPVRKSPRSKDGRVAMEEERPSLNNVTESTAPPSESTRPVEASPPSESTRPESEPRTESFWTACPYCYNLFEYPSVYEDCMLRCQNCKRAFNAVVIEAPPVTGSDGEVNFCCWGYFPLGFADNGKDTGGSAEWTPFSTMFACPIQGKKKIAGRTKNANSGPRVYIDDDEALLDISDSSEESDDEWQTERRKRRAVKAKGKASVAKTPVRASDRIRKGNQNVGGQGKVGNGGSLGGGSLSKPESSKKSSSSARKRGAAALGKLDLNVEFSNNEVEEPAAQTMSEGNGTANGEEDNIEGIGFFEGLDEFLSSLPILNVVGDDKVKAN; this is encoded by the coding sequence atgGAGTTCCATTTCAACACAAGCAGAGCGGAAGCGGAGCGGTGGCTGAGCACGGCAGTCAAGCTACTGACGACACGTGACCTGCACGGGACCAAGAGCTTCGCGATCCGAGCCCGAGAGTCCGACCCGAGATTGGAGGCCACCGAGCAAATAATCGCCGTTGCCGACACGCTTCTCGCCGGCGACTCCCGGATCAGCGGCCACAGCCAGCAGCCCGACTGGTACGCGATCCTTCAACTCGCCCACTACACTCAGAACCTCGAACTCGTTGCGACTCAGTACCGCCGACTCGCTCTCCTGCTCAACCCGCACCGGAACCGCTTCCCCTACGCCGATCACGCCTTCCGGCTCGTCTCCGAGGCCTGGAACGTCCTCTCTAACCCTTCCAAGAAGGCCCTCTATGACCACGAGTTGAGCATGTTCAACCGGTTCGACTCGGCCCCCTCCGGGTCGACTCAGTTGTTCGAGAGGCAATTCTTGCAAATGCATAATGTGCAACAGCAGCCACCGCAGCCGCCGCAACCgccaccaccgccaccaccgcAACCACAAACACTACATTTCCagcctccaccaccaccatcacaaGAAGTACAGAGAGCACAACATCAATTTCATCTACATCAATTAAGAcaagagcagcagcagcagcaacaacaacaacagcaacaacagcagcaacagcTTCAACAACCAccacagcagcagcagcagcagcagcatcaaCAGCCACCACAGGAGCCGGAgccgcagcagcagcaaccGGTGAGGAAAAGCCCTAGGAGTAAGGATGGAAGAGTGGCGATGGAGGAGGAAAGGCCGAGTCTTAACAATGTGACCGAGTCGACTGCTCCTCCCTCCGAGTCAACTCGGCCCGTTGAGGCATCTCCCCCTTCTGAGTCGACTCGACCGGAATCGGAGCCCCGAACGGAGAGTTTCTGGACTGCATGTCCCTACTGTTATAATCTCTTTGAGTATCCGAGCGTTTACGAGGATTGCATGCTTCGGTGTCAAAATTGCAAGAGGGCGTTCAATGCGGTGGTGATAGAGGCACCGCCTGTGACGGGGAGTGACGGTGAGGTCAACTTCTGCTGCTGGGGGTATTTCCCGTTGGGGTTTGCCGATAATGGTAAAGATACAGGCGGGTCAGCTGAGTGGACGCCGTTTTCGACCATGTTTGCTTGCCCAATAcaagggaagaagaagattgctgGACGAACTAAGAACGCTAATTCAGGACCGAGGGTCTATATTGACGATGATGAGGCGTTGCTTGATATTTCGGATTCTAGTGAGGAATCTGACGATGAGTGGCAGAcggaaaggaggaagaggagggcAGTGAAAGCAAAAGGTAAAGCTTCAGTGGCTAAAACTCCAGTGAGGGCTTCGGATAGAATAAGGAAGGGTAATCAAAATGTGGGTGGGCAGGGGAAGGTAGGAAATGGTGGGAGTTTGGGTGGTGGGTCTCTGTCGAAGCCGGAGTCGAGTAAGAAGTCAAGTTCTAGTGCAAGAAAGAGAGGTGCAGCTGCTTTGGGGAAGTTGGATTTGAATGTGGAGTTCAGTAATAATGAAGTGGAAGAGCCTGCAGCTCAGACAATGAGTGAAGGGAATGGGACTGCAAACGGGGAGGAGGATAACATTGAAGGGATTGGGTTTTTTGAGGGTCTTGATGAGTTTTTGAGTAGTCTGCCCATTCTCAATGTTGTGGGTGATGACAAGGTTAAGGCTAATTAG